Proteins encoded by one window of Rubrobacter indicoceani:
- a CDS encoding deoxyribodipyrimidine photo-lyase: MASAARQPEDIPEERVQSLNDEPARRDGDYVLYWMQASVRSRFNHALEYALWRANDADQRLLVVFGLTDDYPEANLRHFTFLLEGLSDVQKNLKRRGIKLVVRRGSPEKVAVEAAKGASLVVTDRGYLRHQRKWRKTVAEEAGCEVVQVESDVVVPVEVASDKREYAARTIRPKIKKHLDDFLAALDPIEPQKSSANMSEEGLDLSDTEAVLSRMKNLDREVAAVSKLYRGGESEARRVLSDFLDARFSSYSENRNQPQTDAVSHMSKYLHYGHISPLEVALAVRDSGAADQNIDDYLEELIVRRELPMNFVYYEPDYDKFSCLPDWAEKTLSKHRDDAREYSYTRWQLEDAETHDEYWNAAMRELRYTGYMHNYMRMYWGKKILEWSDTPEYAHQTALYLNNKYFLDGRDPNSYANVAWIFGVHDQAWKERPVFGKTRYMAAGGLERKAKPEEYVKKVDRMVENLTAR; this comes from the coding sequence TTGGCTTCCGCAGCCCGACAGCCCGAAGATATACCCGAGGAGCGCGTCCAGAGCCTCAACGACGAGCCGGCACGCCGGGACGGCGACTACGTCCTGTACTGGATGCAGGCCTCCGTCCGCTCGCGTTTCAACCACGCTCTTGAGTACGCCCTGTGGCGGGCCAACGACGCAGACCAGCGTCTCCTCGTCGTATTCGGCCTGACCGACGACTACCCCGAAGCCAACCTCCGGCACTTCACGTTTCTTCTGGAAGGACTCTCCGACGTACAGAAGAACCTCAAGCGGCGCGGGATCAAGCTCGTCGTGCGGCGGGGCTCCCCCGAGAAGGTCGCCGTGGAGGCCGCGAAGGGGGCGAGCCTCGTTGTAACCGACCGGGGATACCTGCGTCACCAGCGCAAGTGGCGGAAGACCGTTGCGGAAGAGGCCGGGTGTGAGGTAGTCCAGGTCGAGTCCGACGTGGTCGTTCCGGTAGAGGTCGCCTCCGACAAGCGCGAGTACGCCGCCCGTACGATCCGCCCGAAGATAAAGAAACACCTCGACGACTTTCTTGCAGCCCTCGACCCGATCGAGCCGCAGAAATCGTCCGCGAACATGTCCGAGGAAGGCCTCGACCTTTCGGACACCGAGGCCGTTCTCTCCAGGATGAAGAACCTCGACCGCGAGGTTGCCGCCGTCTCAAAGCTCTACAGGGGCGGGGAGTCGGAGGCGCGGCGCGTCCTGTCCGACTTTCTTGACGCCCGGTTCTCGAGCTACTCGGAGAACCGCAACCAGCCGCAGACCGACGCCGTCTCGCACATGAGCAAGTACCTGCACTACGGCCACATCTCGCCCCTCGAGGTTGCGCTAGCGGTCCGGGACTCCGGCGCGGCGGATCAGAACATAGACGACTACCTTGAAGAACTCATCGTCCGGCGGGAGCTTCCGATGAACTTTGTCTACTACGAACCCGACTACGACAAGTTCTCGTGCTTGCCGGACTGGGCAGAGAAGACCCTCTCCAAGCATCGGGACGACGCGCGGGAGTACTCGTATACCCGGTGGCAGCTGGAGGACGCCGAGACGCACGACGAGTACTGGAACGCGGCGATGCGCGAGTTGCGCTACACGGGGTACATGCACAACTACATGCGGATGTACTGGGGAAAAAAGATACTCGAATGGTCGGACACCCCCGAGTACGCCCACCAGACCGCGCTCTACCTCAACAACAAGTACTTCCTTGACGGGCGCGACCCGAACTCGTACGCAAACGTTGCCTGGATCTTCGGGGTGCACGATCAGGCCTGGAAGGAGCGCCCCGTCTTCGGCAAGACCCGCTATATGGCAGCCGGGGGTCTGGAGCGCAAGGCGAAGCCCGAGGAGTACGTCAAGAAAGTGGACCGCATGGTAGAGAACCTCACGGCCCGCTAG
- a CDS encoding aldo/keto reductase: MTDTEDRSHQTVRGVKVPSLGLGTWRLSGSSCTTAVELALDVGYRHIDTARMYGNEAEVGAGIKNSGLAREDLFVTTKLWTDTFTHDRAKAAGRDSVEKLGTEYVDLLLMHWPNPDVPVEETVTAMRELQDEGLVRHIGVSNFSGVQMEEAARYGGIFCNQVRYNTEENRSGLLEQAREMNYLVTAYTPISKGRTEDDATLREIASGYGKSPTQVALRWLVQQEKVSAIPKATGRAHLEENLDIFDFRLTDEEMRSIFALAG, encoded by the coding sequence ATGACCGACACCGAAGACCGGAGCCACCAGACCGTCAGGGGCGTGAAGGTACCCTCCCTCGGCCTCGGGACGTGGCGGCTCTCGGGGTCGTCCTGCACGACCGCCGTGGAGCTCGCTCTCGACGTGGGTTACCGTCACATAGACACCGCCCGCATGTACGGCAACGAGGCGGAGGTCGGAGCGGGCATAAAAAACTCCGGCCTCGCAAGGGAAGACCTCTTCGTGACGACCAAGCTCTGGACCGACACCTTCACGCACGATAGGGCAAAGGCCGCCGGGCGCGACAGCGTAGAGAAGCTCGGTACGGAGTACGTGGACCTTCTTCTTATGCACTGGCCGAACCCGGACGTTCCGGTGGAGGAGACCGTAACCGCGATGCGTGAGCTGCAGGACGAGGGCCTTGTCAGGCACATCGGGGTCAGCAACTTCTCCGGGGTTCAGATGGAAGAAGCCGCCCGGTATGGTGGGATCTTCTGCAATCAGGTCAGGTACAACACGGAGGAGAACCGCTCGGGGCTTCTGGAGCAGGCCCGGGAGATGAACTACCTCGTAACCGCCTACACCCCGATCTCCAAGGGCCGCACAGAAGACGACGCGACCCTCAGGGAGATAGCGTCCGGCTACGGCAAGTCCCCGACGCAGGTTGCGCTTCGCTGGCTTGTTCAGCAGGAGAAGGTCAGCGCTATCCCGAAGGCGACCGGCCGCGCGCACCTGGAGGAGAACCTGGACATCTTTGATTTCCGGCTGACCGACGAGGAGATGAGGAGCATCTTCGCGCTGGCGGGCTAG
- the msrB gene encoding peptide-methionine (R)-S-oxide reductase MsrB, whose product MTEVKKVHRTDDEWWRQLTPEQYRVARKKGTERAFSGEYWDTKDRGVYRCICCDEPLFSSETKYDSGTGWPSFYEPLEYERISEETDRTLFFAVRTEVLCAACDAHLGHVFGDGPAPTGKRYCLNSASLRFDPGATKPE is encoded by the coding sequence ATGACAGAGGTAAAGAAAGTACACAGAACAGACGATGAGTGGTGGCGGCAACTTACCCCCGAACAGTACCGGGTCGCTCGCAAGAAAGGCACCGAGCGGGCCTTCAGCGGGGAGTACTGGGACACAAAAGACCGGGGCGTATATCGCTGCATCTGCTGCGATGAACCGCTCTTCTCCTCGGAGACCAAGTACGACTCCGGGACCGGGTGGCCGAGCTTCTACGAGCCGCTCGAATACGAGCGGATATCCGAAGAGACGGATCGCACGCTCTTCTTTGCGGTGCGCACCGAGGTACTCTGCGCCGCCTGCGACGCGCACCTCGGACACGTCTTCGGTGACGGCCCCGCCCCGACGGGCAAACGCTACTGCCTGAACTCCGCCTCGCTGCGCTTCGACCCCGGAGCGACAAAGCCGGAATAG
- a CDS encoding DUF202 domain-containing protein, with the protein MERRVPDGETLAREHLAGERTVLSWVRIGMNAVGVGIVLYALAGLVFGHIGEFRVFALALVVFGGGVQVVALARFVAFTRGLRRGVLTSSANVYLLLVFGFVLLAAAYAVFVGVS; encoded by the coding sequence ATGGAGCGACGGGTCCCCGACGGTGAGACCCTTGCCCGCGAACACCTCGCGGGCGAACGTACGGTCCTCTCGTGGGTGCGCATCGGGATGAACGCCGTCGGGGTCGGGATAGTCCTGTACGCTCTTGCCGGCCTTGTTTTCGGTCACATCGGGGAGTTTCGGGTCTTTGCGCTCGCGCTCGTGGTCTTTGGCGGCGGCGTGCAGGTTGTCGCTCTGGCGCGCTTCGTCGCCTTTACCAGAGGGTTGCGACGCGGCGTGTTGACCTCCTCGGCGAACGTGTACCTGCTCCTTGTCTTCGGCTTTGTGCTGCTCGCCGCCGCCTACGCCGTTTTCGTCGGGGTCTCCTGA
- a CDS encoding bifunctional diguanylate cyclase/phosphodiesterase translates to MVYESYSFGRGSPATTVEGGMKLDFERVFELAPGGMAIFGSDGRPVVFNQAMVGMLECRHPGAYTRSLEDLMHPEEVAECRERMRRLLSGERDSFLFEGRFVRETGRDFRGVAELTLLRVDTGGSGDSHFVLNLRDNTKKLDAERKLRESAERFRALVDRSSEIVKIVGLEGNIRYASPAMERVLGYPPDEITGRNIFDFLHPDDIPAIREKTEAAVARAAADDTVWNVAEYRMRHADGSWRHIESVGTYLPDHPAVRGVVINARDISERRENERRIRESEEKYRRVVETIEEVIFRTDGRGRWSFLNPAWTKLTGYSPEESIGRKAADFLVRAPGSRVSGPDGDDPPSREVEIETRRGTKRIFEVSFAVEPEGEDFHDSFGILHDVTERKRLEERLERLAMHDPLTDLPNRRLFLDYLRNSTPWGERGYTARESTSLLFLDIDRFKQVNDNLGHEAGDSVLVAVAGRLEGCVRAEDIVARLGGEEFVILMAGAGVREARRAAERVLGVFGRPFSLGADEAQVNLGVSIGIACAASREISPEELLRRADTAMYQVKRRGGGGWSTYNLKAPENESG, encoded by the coding sequence ATGGTGTATGAGAGTTATTCCTTCGGTCGGGGAAGCCCGGCGACCACGGTCGAGGGTGGCATGAAGCTTGACTTTGAACGCGTCTTCGAGCTCGCCCCGGGCGGCATGGCGATCTTCGGGTCGGACGGAAGGCCCGTCGTGTTCAATCAGGCCATGGTCGGGATGCTTGAGTGCAGACACCCCGGCGCATACACCCGGAGCCTCGAAGACCTGATGCACCCCGAAGAGGTCGCGGAGTGTCGGGAGCGCATGCGGCGGCTGCTCTCCGGCGAGCGGGACAGCTTCCTTTTCGAGGGGCGTTTCGTCCGGGAAACCGGCCGGGACTTCCGGGGCGTGGCGGAGCTTACGCTCCTTCGCGTGGACACCGGCGGTAGCGGGGACTCCCACTTCGTGCTCAACCTGAGAGACAACACGAAAAAGCTCGACGCCGAGCGAAAACTCCGGGAGAGCGCAGAGCGTTTCCGGGCGCTCGTGGACAGGTCCTCCGAGATAGTCAAGATCGTGGGCCTCGAAGGAAACATCCGCTACGCAAGCCCGGCCATGGAGCGGGTGCTCGGTTACCCGCCGGATGAGATCACCGGCAGAAACATCTTCGACTTCCTTCACCCCGACGATATCCCGGCGATCCGGGAGAAAACGGAGGCGGCCGTCGCCCGGGCGGCCGCGGACGATACCGTCTGGAACGTCGCCGAGTACCGGATGCGACACGCCGACGGCTCGTGGCGACACATCGAGAGCGTCGGGACTTATCTTCCGGACCACCCCGCCGTTCGCGGCGTCGTCATCAACGCGCGCGACATCAGCGAGCGCCGGGAGAACGAGAGGCGAATCCGCGAGAGCGAGGAGAAATACCGCCGCGTCGTCGAGACGATCGAGGAGGTGATCTTCCGCACCGACGGGAGAGGCCGCTGGAGCTTCCTGAACCCCGCGTGGACGAAGCTGACCGGATACTCGCCTGAAGAATCCATCGGACGGAAGGCGGCGGACTTTCTTGTCCGCGCCCCCGGAAGTCGCGTCTCCGGTCCCGACGGGGACGACCCGCCCTCAAGAGAAGTAGAGATAGAGACTCGGCGGGGGACAAAGCGTATCTTCGAGGTCTCCTTCGCCGTCGAGCCGGAGGGGGAGGACTTCCACGATTCCTTCGGGATACTGCACGACGTTACGGAGCGCAAGCGGCTCGAAGAACGCCTCGAACGCCTCGCGATGCACGACCCGCTCACCGACCTCCCGAACCGCCGGCTCTTTCTCGACTACCTGAGAAACTCGACGCCCTGGGGGGAGCGGGGTTATACAGCACGAGAGTCTACCTCCCTGCTCTTTTTGGACATAGACCGCTTCAAACAGGTAAACGACAACCTTGGGCACGAGGCCGGAGATTCGGTGCTGGTCGCCGTAGCCGGTCGGCTCGAAGGCTGCGTCAGAGCCGAGGACATCGTCGCCAGGCTCGGCGGTGAGGAGTTCGTGATCCTGATGGCCGGAGCCGGGGTCCGGGAGGCCCGGCGCGCCGCCGAACGCGTCCTCGGGGTCTTTGGCCGACCGTTCTCGCTCGGCGCGGACGAAGCTCAGGTAAACCTGGGGGTGAGCATCGGCATCGCCTGCGCCGCAAGCCGGGAGATCTCCCCCGAAGAACTCCTGCGTCGGGCCGATACCGCCATGTATCAGGTCAAACGGCGCGGTGGTGGCGGCTGGAGTACCTACAACCTCAAGGCCCCGGAAAACGAAAGCGGGTGA
- a CDS encoding NAD(P)-dependent alcohol dehydrogenase — protein sequence MDARAAVVREKEQDFAIEEVSIGEPRQDEVLVRVVACGVCHTDLICRDQWYPVPLPSVFGHEGSGIVEAVGENVTKVKAGDRVAMSYNSCGGCNNCLSGTPGYCAKFFEANFTGGRIDGSNAYAGTIEGGSEVHGHFFGQSSFATYALARERNVVKIRDDVPLELVGPLGCGIQTGAGGVLNSLKPEAGSSIAVFGTGTVGMSAIMAAKVAGCTTIIGVDIKPGRLELARELGATHVINGAEENSVERIKEITGGGANYSLETTASPAVFRQSVDCLTRLGTCGLIGAAAVGTEAKVDISTLLLFGHRIQGIIEGDAIPDVFIPRLLELYVQGRFPFDRLIKFYELDEINRAAHDSESGEVLKAVLRMPA from the coding sequence ATGGACGCCAGAGCAGCGGTGGTCAGGGAGAAGGAGCAGGACTTCGCCATCGAAGAGGTCAGCATCGGGGAGCCCCGTCAGGATGAGGTGCTGGTGCGGGTCGTTGCCTGCGGCGTGTGCCATACGGACCTTATCTGTCGGGACCAGTGGTATCCGGTCCCGCTTCCGTCCGTTTTCGGGCATGAGGGGTCCGGCATAGTCGAGGCCGTTGGAGAGAACGTAACGAAGGTCAAGGCCGGAGACCGGGTTGCGATGAGCTACAACTCCTGCGGCGGATGCAACAACTGTCTCTCCGGCACCCCCGGCTACTGTGCGAAGTTCTTCGAGGCGAACTTCACCGGGGGGCGCATAGACGGTTCCAACGCCTACGCCGGCACCATCGAAGGCGGTTCGGAGGTACACGGACACTTCTTCGGGCAGTCATCGTTTGCGACGTACGCGCTTGCGCGGGAGAGAAACGTCGTGAAGATCCGGGACGACGTTCCTCTGGAGCTTGTCGGGCCGCTCGGGTGCGGCATCCAGACCGGCGCGGGCGGCGTTCTGAACTCCCTGAAGCCCGAGGCCGGGTCGAGCATCGCCGTCTTCGGTACGGGGACGGTCGGGATGTCGGCGATCATGGCGGCGAAGGTCGCGGGCTGCACGACGATTATCGGGGTGGACATCAAGCCGGGGCGGCTGGAGCTTGCAAGGGAGCTCGGGGCCACGCACGTTATAAACGGGGCCGAGGAGAACTCGGTCGAGAGGATAAAGGAGATCACCGGGGGCGGGGCGAACTACTCCCTCGAGACAACGGCCTCACCCGCCGTTTTCCGCCAGTCGGTTGACTGCCTGACCCGACTCGGGACGTGCGGCCTTATCGGGGCGGCGGCGGTCGGCACCGAGGCGAAGGTGGACATAAGCACCCTGCTGCTCTTCGGTCACCGCATTCAGGGCATCATCGAAGGCGACGCCATCCCGGACGTGTTTATCCCCCGGCTTCTCGAACTCTACGTACAGGGACGCTTCCCCTTCGACAGGCTCATAAAGTTCTACGAGCTCGACGAGATAAACCGGGCCGCCCACGACTCTGAGAGCGGCGAGGTTCTGAAAGCCGTCCTCAGGATGCCCGCCTGA
- a CDS encoding xylulokinase, translated as MFLGVDLGTGSVKALLLAADGSVVRTESVEYAVRSPLRGRAESDPQRWWAATARAVRAVVRESGAGVEAVGLSGQMHGFVLSGPTGEPLRPAILWADARAARCLGAYRRLDAEIRRRLANPPAVGMAGPTLMWLREEEPGLYRTARWALQPKDWLRLRMTGEVATEPSDASATLLYDLESDGWYAGAVSALGLDNDLLAPVRSSTDVAGTLTESAAEALGLQAGTPVAVGAADTAAALIGTGLQGSGTFQLTVGTGAQIVTLRDDFSPDPTNRTHLFRTALPTEAPYYAMAAMQNAGLALEWVRRTLGVSWPQFYDEAFAEGVRPGAGGVTFVAHLGGERTPGFRPEARGAWSNLGLEHERGHLLRAALEGVAFSIRDGLEALEAAAEETPHRLRLAGGGTTDPRWRTMLADVLGRHLALLPEFVSANASALGAAIVAGVACGGLAAPPFLAKPERFISPDADAPYEEAYSAYIARRTGGS; from the coding sequence ATGTTCCTCGGCGTAGACCTCGGGACCGGCTCGGTGAAGGCCCTGCTGCTCGCCGCCGACGGCTCCGTCGTCCGCACGGAATCCGTCGAGTACGCCGTACGCTCGCCGCTTCGAGGCCGGGCCGAATCCGACCCGCAGAGGTGGTGGGCCGCAACGGCCCGGGCCGTTCGAGCCGTTGTCCGGGAGAGCGGAGCCGGGGTCGAGGCGGTCGGTCTCTCCGGGCAGATGCACGGCTTTGTGCTCTCGGGCCCGACCGGGGAACCCCTGCGTCCGGCGATACTCTGGGCCGACGCCCGCGCCGCCCGCTGCCTCGGTGCGTACCGGCGGCTCGACGCCGAGATCCGGCGCAGGCTTGCAAACCCCCCGGCGGTCGGGATGGCCGGGCCGACCCTTATGTGGCTGCGCGAGGAGGAACCGGGCCTCTACCGGACCGCAAGGTGGGCCCTGCAGCCGAAGGACTGGCTTCGGCTCCGCATGACGGGCGAGGTCGCAACCGAACCCTCCGATGCGTCGGCGACGCTTCTATACGATCTCGAATCCGACGGCTGGTACGCCGGGGCCGTCTCCGCTCTCGGGCTCGACAACGACCTGCTCGCGCCCGTCCGGAGTTCGACCGATGTGGCCGGGACCCTGACTGAGAGCGCCGCGGAAGCACTCGGGCTGCAGGCCGGGACCCCGGTTGCGGTCGGGGCGGCGGATACCGCGGCGGCCCTGATCGGGACCGGCCTGCAGGGGTCGGGAACCTTTCAGTTGACCGTCGGGACGGGCGCTCAGATAGTAACCCTCCGGGACGACTTCTCCCCCGACCCCACGAACCGAACACACCTCTTCAGGACCGCCCTACCGACCGAAGCCCCGTACTACGCGATGGCCGCTATGCAGAACGCCGGACTCGCCCTTGAATGGGTACGCAGAACCCTCGGGGTTTCCTGGCCGCAGTTCTACGACGAAGCCTTCGCGGAGGGGGTAAGGCCCGGCGCGGGGGGCGTTACCTTTGTGGCGCACCTCGGCGGCGAGCGGACCCCCGGCTTCCGACCCGAGGCCCGCGGCGCGTGGTCGAACCTCGGGCTGGAACACGAGCGCGGCCATCTTCTCCGCGCCGCTCTTGAAGGCGTGGCCTTTTCCATCCGGGACGGCCTCGAAGCCCTCGAGGCCGCAGCGGAAGAGACCCCGCACAGACTGCGCCTCGCCGGGGGCGGGACCACGGACCCCCGGTGGCGGACGATGCTCGCGGATGTTCTCGGCAGGCATCTCGCCCTGCTTCCGGAGTTCGTCTCGGCCAACGCCTCGGCCCTCGGGGCGGCGATCGTCGCCGGCGTCGCCTGCGGGGGGCTGGCCGCCCCACCGTTCCTGGCGAAACCGGAGAGGTTTATCTCTCCCGACGCCGACGCCCCTTACGAAGAAGCGTACTCGGCGTACATCGCACGACGGACCGGGGGCAGCTAG
- a CDS encoding DUF202 domain-containing protein translates to MGLVSLSREKTNNTETREHLANERTLLAWVRTGVALISVGFVVERAGALASSVGQGADDAATEVFGLALVALGCLTLVVGARQFFVSRRMISAGNFESRPLPYVVVVAGSLALAAAFVLYVLIG, encoded by the coding sequence ATGGGCCTCGTGAGCCTTTCAAGGGAAAAGACGAACAACACCGAAACGCGGGAGCATCTGGCAAACGAGCGGACGCTGCTCGCCTGGGTCAGAACGGGGGTCGCCCTGATCTCGGTCGGCTTTGTCGTGGAGCGGGCGGGCGCGCTGGCCTCCTCCGTCGGGCAGGGGGCGGACGACGCCGCGACGGAGGTGTTCGGGCTTGCTCTGGTGGCTCTGGGTTGCCTCACGCTCGTCGTCGGGGCGAGGCAGTTCTTTGTGAGCCGGAGGATGATCTCCGCCGGAAACTTCGAGTCCCGCCCGCTGCCGTACGTGGTCGTTGTCGCAGGCAGCCTCGCGCTTGCTGCGGCCTTCGTGCTCTACGTCCTGATCGGCTGA
- a CDS encoding LTA synthase family protein gives MRGGAKRFVGGLFHLPDRRDRVYLLLLAGPLFLYTTALRVVSFRPGDGGLAGLLLSDLPFGLGFVLFWVGVFRSGVLRVVAAGLLHAATLLVIVVATCAYQYLRTTGTTLDYSIVAYYLSAPKEATGAVSSESSVWLWALLFCMLLYSLFGPALFARLFFGAGVDASEDEAPLGTGARTMTRGRFIAAGAGAGALLLRGSFGGEAAMSRGAVSNLVATGIEQSRYRAAVANFEGAVDLSKLRFVATDRTRKKHVALIHLESVRHSSVTPYTPDLATMPYLAELSRRSLLVERAYTTVPHTSKAVSSICSGLFPNPGTEIVEAEPGGMPARCLPELLSEHGYRSAWFQSATKTFENRAQHVANLGYEHFAAYKDMPTEGFWPCNYLGYEDDIMLGPSREWLRENASGPTFVMYLGLTPHHQYLPLDRYGRKAFANGVYGRYLNNIYYDDFWVGNIIEQYRRLGIYEETVFVIYGDHGEAFGEHGLSGHDGIPY, from the coding sequence ATGAGAGGGGGCGCGAAGAGGTTCGTCGGCGGGCTGTTCCATCTTCCGGACCGCAGAGACCGCGTCTATCTTCTTCTGCTTGCAGGCCCGCTGTTTCTCTACACGACCGCGCTCCGGGTCGTCTCGTTCAGGCCCGGCGACGGGGGACTGGCGGGGCTTCTGCTCTCGGACCTGCCGTTCGGCCTCGGGTTCGTGCTGTTCTGGGTCGGGGTGTTCCGTTCCGGGGTTTTGCGGGTGGTCGCGGCCGGGTTGCTGCACGCTGCGACGCTGCTCGTCATCGTGGTCGCTACGTGTGCGTATCAGTACCTACGCACGACCGGCACGACCCTGGACTACAGCATCGTCGCCTACTACCTTTCGGCCCCGAAGGAGGCTACGGGGGCGGTATCGAGCGAGTCGTCGGTCTGGCTGTGGGCCCTGCTCTTCTGCATGCTTCTCTATTCGCTTTTCGGGCCCGCGCTCTTTGCCCGCCTCTTCTTTGGAGCCGGGGTGGATGCTTCGGAGGACGAGGCCCCCCTCGGGACAGGGGCGCGTACCATGACGCGGGGAAGGTTTATCGCCGCCGGGGCGGGGGCGGGCGCGCTGCTGCTGCGGGGCTCGTTCGGCGGCGAGGCTGCGATGTCGCGGGGGGCCGTCTCCAACCTTGTAGCGACCGGAATAGAGCAGTCCCGCTACAGAGCGGCGGTCGCAAACTTCGAAGGGGCGGTCGACCTCTCGAAGCTCAGGTTCGTCGCCACCGACCGGACGCGCAAAAAACACGTGGCCCTGATCCACCTCGAATCAGTCCGGCACTCTTCCGTGACCCCCTATACCCCCGACCTCGCCACGATGCCGTACCTCGCCGAGCTATCCCGCCGGAGCCTCCTCGTGGAGCGGGCCTACACCACCGTGCCGCACACCTCGAAGGCGGTCAGTTCGATCTGCTCGGGCCTCTTTCCGAACCCCGGGACGGAGATAGTAGAGGCTGAGCCCGGCGGGATGCCCGCCCGCTGCCTGCCGGAGCTTCTGTCGGAGCACGGTTACCGCAGCGCGTGGTTTCAGTCCGCCACAAAGACCTTCGAGAACCGGGCGCAGCACGTCGCAAACCTCGGTTACGAGCACTTCGCCGCCTACAAAGATATGCCGACGGAAGGCTTCTGGCCCTGCAACTACCTAGGCTACGAAGACGACATCATGCTCGGCCCGAGCCGGGAATGGCTTAGGGAGAACGCCTCCGGCCCGACCTTTGTCATGTACCTCGGCCTCACGCCGCATCATCAGTACCTGCCGCTCGACCGCTACGGCAGAAAGGCGTTCGCAAACGGCGTCTACGGGCGCTACCTGAACAACATCTACTACGACGACTTCTGGGTCGGGAACATCATCGAGCAGTACCGGAGGCTCGGGATATACGAGGAGACCGTGTTCGTGATCTACGGCGATCACGGCGAAGCCTTCGGGGAACACGGTCTGAGCGGCCACGACGGCATCCCCTACTAA